From the Brachyspira intermedia PWS/A genome, the window ATAATAACTATATCATCAATACCAGCACCTATATAATCGCAAGCTACAAGAATATTTAATTCCTTATTAGTATCAGGTTCAAAAACTCTTGTTATTAAAAGTTTGCTTCCGGATAAAGCTTCCTCTTTTTTAGTAGCCCATACACTTCCTATTACTTTTGCTAATACCATTAATAATTCCTCTTTATTATTTTTTATTCATATAGAATATTTATTTTATTTTCTTTAATATAGTCCATAACAAGCGGTGTAATAATTGCATTGTTTCCTACTTTGATGCTTGAATAATCATTAACAATATCAATTATGTCGCTTTTAGTAATGACTCTTTTATCTGTAAAGTCACAACAATTTCCTGAACTAACAATATTTTTATCATCATTTTCTTTAACATCTTTTTTAAAATATGACAAAAAATTGTTTTTTTCCAATACAATAAGTCCGTAAGATTTAGCTATATTTTCTAATTCTAATAACTTAGAGAATAATTGACTAGAAGCAGTATTTTTATAATTATCAAATTGTTCATTATTTTTTAATGCTATAACTTTCTTACCGGACAATAAAGCATTAATTATAAAAGAAGTATTTTCATTTTTGTATATGAGATTGGATATACATGATAAAATTTCTGCAGATAAATCATCTATTATGATAGCAGAATAATCATCAATATTAATATCATTTGCAGAAGAAGCAATATTCAAATTATATCCTATACTTTCCAATTCATTTTGAAAACAAAAACCATTAGATAGAACAAATATAGAATCTACACATGTTTTATTTAACTGATTTATTACTTCTAATACAATCTTTTTTAATGTCAAATCGTCCATACTTACTCTGAGTCCTTGTTATTATTTACTAAGCTCATAGCTATACCTAAAGGCGTAACTAAAAACGGATTTTTTGGCTTTATAGTCTGAACATTAGTTTCTTTTTCTATAATACCTTCAAATCCATCTAAACAAACTGTACCGCCTACCAAACATATTAAATCAACATTATAATCTTTTATATGTCTGTTTATTATACTTCCCACTTTCTGTATAACAGGCATAACTATTCTAAATATCTCTTTTGAATTGTTTTTATCTTTCTTTTTATTTTCAGCCTCATTAAAAGGAATTCCATAGTTACCAGCTATAGTAAGAGTAAAATGTGTTCCCCCTGTAGGTTCGTCAGCAGTATATATCATCTTTCCGTCATTAAATATAGCAATACCGGTAGTTCCTCCGCCAACATCAACAACAGCACCATTTTTTATATTTAATATATAATTAGCAGCTTCAGGCTCTTCTATAACATTCAAAACCTCAAAACCTGCACTCTCAGCCACATATCTATGCGTAGCAACCGATTTATCATGAACACCGGGAGGCATAGCAATAGCAGCATTTACAAGCTCAACCCCAAGCCTTTTTTCCAATTTTCCTTTTAATTCTCTAACAATAGAACAAGCTTTTGAATAATCTACAACAAGCCCATCCCTTACAACTTCAGCATATTGCAATTCAGTAGCTATAGGCTTTCCGCTAGAATCAACAACTACCAATACAATATATGCTGTACCTAAATCTACACCTACATATAATTTATCATTTATGTTAAAATCATTTACTTTTTCTATACACTCAGTAGTTTCATCTATAAGTGAATTAACATGTTCAAATGAAAAACTCATAAAATGATTTCTCCATAACCCTGACTAAGCAATCCGCATGCATTAGCCTCATCAAAATCTATATGCATAGCAGGCATAAATTGATCATTTACTCTTGCAACAACCTCATCAAATATTAAAGATCTAATACCATAAACTTTCACTTTAACTATCTGACCATTTTCTATATTCCACTCTTCAGCATCTTTCGTTCTTAAATGAATATGTCTCTTAGCAATTATAACAGAATTTTTAGCTTCTATGCGTCCCTTCTCACCAACAATAACTATACTTCCTGCACCTTGAAGATATCCGGATTCATTAATAGTAATATCTTTAACACCTAAAGCCCTAGCATCAGACAAAGACAATTCAACTTGAGTATTTTTTCTAGTAGGTCCCAATATAGCAACATTACGCATTTCAGACTTTGGCCCTACAAGTTTAACTCTCTCACCACTTAAATACTGTCCAGGCTGAGAAAGCTCTCTTTTAGGCGTCAAAGAATAATCAACTCCAAATAATG encodes:
- the eutJ gene encoding ethanolamine utilization protein EutJ; protein product: MSFSFEHVNSLIDETTECIEKVNDFNINDKLYVGVDLGTAYIVLVVVDSSGKPIATELQYAEVVRDGLVVDYSKACSIVRELKGKLEKRLGVELVNAAIAMPPGVHDKSVATHRYVAESAGFEVLNVIEEPEAANYILNIKNGAVVDVGGGTTGIAIFNDGKMIYTADEPTGGTHFTLTIAGNYGIPFNEAENKKKDKNNSKEIFRIVMPVIQKVGSIINRHIKDYNVDLICLVGGTVCLDGFEGIIEKETNVQTIKPKNPFLVTPLGIAMSLVNNNKDSE
- the pduL gene encoding phosphate propanoyltransferase; amino-acid sequence: MNEQSLLINNISDSIKYEINKRKIIKVEISARHVHLSQKDLETLFGVDYSLTPKRELSQPGQYLSGERVKLVGPKSEMRNVAILGPTRKNTQVELSLSDARALGVKDITINESGYLQGAGSIVIVGEKGRIEAKNSVIIAKRHIHLRTKDAEEWNIENGQIVKVKVYGIRSLIFDEVVARVNDQFMPAMHIDFDEANACGLLSQGYGEIIL